The following proteins are encoded in a genomic region of Bombus pyrosoma isolate SC7728 unplaced genomic scaffold, ASM1482585v1 HiC_scaffold_4578, whole genome shotgun sequence:
- the LOC122577408 gene encoding uncharacterized protein LOC122577408, translated as MADQDNADYYALCTNDQNKTEGLNERLIERSISQSLCDLNSSNNSVTVENAASVSPLLSHYKYHRFSHHDSLVNFSSLPTYLPPIGVFWYIENCHVPKGRSAMAATQVIREKFFGGYREAEFIVVCDVLRENSRVMKELNNAQVNLIHVAGEYKKCC; from the exons ATGGCAGACCAAGATAATGCAGATTACTATGCACTTTGTACAAATGACcaaaataaaacagaaggTCTAAATGAAAGGCTAATAGAAAGGAGCATATCTCAATCATTATGTGACCTAAATAGTAGCAATAATAGTGTTACAGTTGAAAATGCAGCATCTGTTTCTCCATTATTAAGTCACTATAAATATCATCGTTTCTCACATCATGATAGTCTagttaatttttcatctttaccGACGTATCTTCCACCCATTGGTGTATTTTGGTATATAGAAAATTGCCAT GTACCAAAAGGAAGGTCTGCCATGGCTGCAACCCAAgtaattagagaaaaattttttgGTGGTTATAGGGAAGCAGAATTTATTGTAGTTTGCGATGTCTTAAGAGAAAATAGTCGGGTTATGAAAGAATTGAATAATGCTCAG